The following proteins are encoded in a genomic region of Phalacrocorax carbo chromosome 2, bPhaCar2.1, whole genome shotgun sequence:
- the LOC135311825 gene encoding casein kinase II subunit alpha-like isoform X2 produces the protein MYEILKALDYCHSMGVMHRDVKPHNVMIDHEHRKLRLIDWGLAEFYHPGQEYNVRVASRYFKGPELLVDYQMYDYSLDMWSLGCMLASMIFRKEPFFHGHDNYDQLVRIAKVLGTEDLYDYIDKYNIELDPRFNDILGRHSRKRWERFVHSENQHLVSTEALDFLDKLLRYDHQTRLTARDAMEHPYFYPIAKDPARIGTSAGLSASNTPVSSSSMLAGMTSLSASQPIGSLAASPVISSPNALGSPVPAAAGGQP, from the exons ATGTACGAAATCCTCAAG GCGCTGGATTACTGCCACAGCATGGGCGTCATGCACCGGGACGTCAAACCACACAACGTCATGATCGACCACGAGCACAGAAAG CTGCGCCTGATCGACTGGGGGCTGGCGGAGTTCTACCACCCCGGCCAGGAGTACAACGTGCGGGTGGCCTCGCGGTACTTCAAGGGACCCGAGCTCCTGGTGGATTACCAG ATGTACGACTACAGCTTAGACATGTGGAGCCTAGGCTGCATGCTGGCCAGCATGATCTTCCGGAAAGAGCCCTTCTTCCACGGGCACGACAACTACGACCAA CTCGTGCGCATCGCGAAAGTGCTGGGGACGGAGGACCTGTACGACTACATCGACAAGTACAACATCGAGCTCGATCCCCGCTTCAACGACATCCTCGGCAG ACACTCGCGGAAGCGGTGGGAGCGCTTCGTGCACAGCGAAAACCAGCACCTCGTCAGCACCGAAGCGCTCGACTTCTTGGACAAGCTGCTGCGCTACGACCACCAGACGCGCCTCACGGCGCGCGACGCCATGGAGCACCCGTACTTCT ACCCCATAGCGAAAGACCCGGCGAGGATCGGCACCTCGGCCGGACTCTCCGCCAGTAACACCCCTGTCAGCTCCTCCAGTATGTTGGCCG GTATGACCTCGCTGTCCGCGTCCCAGCCCATCGGCAGCCTGGCTGCGTCGCCCGTCATCTCCTCTCCCAACGCCCTGGGCTCGCCGGTGCCCGCCGCGGCCGGCGGCCAGCCCTGA
- the DGAT1 gene encoding diacylglycerol O-acyltransferase 1 isoform X1 has product MGDHRDTATATAGGGRRRRRPPPGPGQGDGGDDPGGDFRCHKVQESLLSSASGYSNYRGILNWCVVMLVLSNARLFLENLIKYGILVDPIQVVSLFLKDPYSWPSLCLVIVANVFVVLALALERQLAAGSLSEGAGAALHALNLLAILCFPAAVVLAVTSITPVGAVFALAIYTVLFLKLFSFKDVNKWCREKREVKAAPPEPGDGSDAAAEEANGDVRKSGVAYPANLTYRNLYYFLFAPTLCYELNFPRSPRVRKRFLLRRLFEMLFFTQLLVGLIQQWMVPTIQNSMKPFRDMDYSRIIERLLKLAVPNHLIWLIFFYWFFHSCLNVVAEVMQFGDREFYRDWWNSESVTYFWQNWNIPVHKWCLRHFYKPMLRWGVSKWTAQVAVFLVSAFFHEYLVSVPLKMFRLWAFMGMAAQIPLAWFVSKFLRGNYGNAAVWISLIIGQPIAVLIFLHGSCGTKPRSSRDGGA; this is encoded by the exons ATGGGCGACCATCGCGACACGGCGACAGCGacagcggggggggggcggcggcggcggcggcccccccccggccccgggcagggcgACGGCGGCGACGACCCCGGCGGGGATTTCAG GTGTCACAAGGTGCAGGAATCCCTGCTGAGCTCGGCCAGCGGCTACAGCAACTACCGGGGGATCCTCAACTGGTGTGTGGTCATGCTG gtcCTGAGCAACGCTCGGCTCTTCCTGGAAAACCTCATCAA GTACGGGATCCTGGTGGACCCCATCCAGGTGGTCTCCCTCTTCCTCAAAGACCCCTACAGCTggccctccctctgcctggtcATCG TGGCCAACGTCTTCGTGGTGCTGGCCTTGGCCCTGGAGAGGCAGCTGGCGGCG GGGTCCCTCTCGGAGGGCGCGGGGGCCGCCCTGCACGCCCTCAACCTCCTGGCCATCCTGTGCTTCCCCGCCGCCGTCGTCCTCGCCGTCACCTCCATCACCCCCG TGGGGGCCGTCTTCGCCCTGGCCATCTACACCGTCCTCTTCCTCAAGCTCTTCTCCTTCAAGGACGTCAATAAGTGGTGTcgggagaagagggaggtaaAAGCGGCCCCCCCGGAGCCCGGGGACGGCTCGGACGCAG ccgccGAGGAAGCCAACGGGGACGTGAGGAAGAGCGGGGTCGCCTACCCGGCCAACCTCACCTACAGAA aTCTCTACTACTTTCTCTTCGCGCCCACCCTGTGCTACGAGCTGAActtcccccgctccccccgcgtCCGCAAGCGCTTCCTCCTCCGGCGCCTCTTCGAGATG CTCTTCTTCACCCAGCTGCTGGTGGGGCTGATCCAGCAg TGGATGGTGCCCACGATCCAGAACTCCATGAAGCCCTTTCGG GACATGGATTATTCCCGGATCATCGAGCGGCTCCTGAAACTGGCC gtccCCAACCACCTCATCTGGCTCATCTTCTTCTACTGGTTCTTCCACTCCTGCCTGAACGTGGTGGCCGAAGTGATGCAGTTCGGGGACCGGGAGTTCTACAGGGACTGGTG GAACTCGGAGTCGGTGACTTATTTCTGGCAGAACTGGAACATCCCCGTGCACAAGTGGTGCCTCAG GCACTTCTACAAGCCCATGCTGAGGTGGGGGGTCAGCAAGTGGACGGCCCAAGTAGCTGTTTTCCTGGTGTCTGCCTTCTTCCACGAG TACTTGGTGAGCGTCCCCCTGAAGATGTTCCGGCTCTGGGCGTTCATGGGGATGGCGGCTCAG ATCCCGCTGGCCTGGTTCGTCTCCAAGTTCCTCCGGGGTAACTACGGGAACGCGGCCGTCTGGATCTCGCTGATCATCGGGCAGCCCATCGCCGTCCTCAT ATTTCTACACGGTAGTTGCGGCACTAAACCACGGTCCTCGCGCGACGGCGGCGCCTAA
- the DGAT1 gene encoding diacylglycerol O-acyltransferase 1 isoform X2 has translation MGDHRDTATATAGGGRRRRRPPPGPGQGDGGDDPGGDFRCHKVQESLLSSASGYSNYRGILNWCVVMLVLSNARLFLENLIKYGILVDPIQVVSLFLKDPYSWPSLCLVIVANVFVVLALALERQLAAGSLSEGAGAALHALNLLAILCFPAAVVLAVTSITPVGAVFALAIYTVLFLKLFSFKDVNKWCREKREVKAAPPEPGDGSDAAAEEANGDVRKSGVAYPANLTYRNLYYFLFAPTLCYELNFPRSPRVRKRFLLRRLFEMLFFTQLLVGLIQQWMVPTIQNSMKPFRDMDYSRIIERLLKLAVPNHLIWLIFFYWFFHSCLNVVAEVMQFGDREFYRDWWNSESVTYFWQNWNIPVHKWCLRHFYKPMLRWGVSKWTAQVAVFLVSAFFHEYLVSVPLKMFRLWAFMGMAAQIPLAWFVSKFLRGNYGNAAVWISLIIGQPIAVLMYVHDYYVLNYEGNQ, from the exons ATGGGCGACCATCGCGACACGGCGACAGCGacagcggggggggggcggcggcggcggcggcccccccccggccccgggcagggcgACGGCGGCGACGACCCCGGCGGGGATTTCAG GTGTCACAAGGTGCAGGAATCCCTGCTGAGCTCGGCCAGCGGCTACAGCAACTACCGGGGGATCCTCAACTGGTGTGTGGTCATGCTG gtcCTGAGCAACGCTCGGCTCTTCCTGGAAAACCTCATCAA GTACGGGATCCTGGTGGACCCCATCCAGGTGGTCTCCCTCTTCCTCAAAGACCCCTACAGCTggccctccctctgcctggtcATCG TGGCCAACGTCTTCGTGGTGCTGGCCTTGGCCCTGGAGAGGCAGCTGGCGGCG GGGTCCCTCTCGGAGGGCGCGGGGGCCGCCCTGCACGCCCTCAACCTCCTGGCCATCCTGTGCTTCCCCGCCGCCGTCGTCCTCGCCGTCACCTCCATCACCCCCG TGGGGGCCGTCTTCGCCCTGGCCATCTACACCGTCCTCTTCCTCAAGCTCTTCTCCTTCAAGGACGTCAATAAGTGGTGTcgggagaagagggaggtaaAAGCGGCCCCCCCGGAGCCCGGGGACGGCTCGGACGCAG ccgccGAGGAAGCCAACGGGGACGTGAGGAAGAGCGGGGTCGCCTACCCGGCCAACCTCACCTACAGAA aTCTCTACTACTTTCTCTTCGCGCCCACCCTGTGCTACGAGCTGAActtcccccgctccccccgcgtCCGCAAGCGCTTCCTCCTCCGGCGCCTCTTCGAGATG CTCTTCTTCACCCAGCTGCTGGTGGGGCTGATCCAGCAg TGGATGGTGCCCACGATCCAGAACTCCATGAAGCCCTTTCGG GACATGGATTATTCCCGGATCATCGAGCGGCTCCTGAAACTGGCC gtccCCAACCACCTCATCTGGCTCATCTTCTTCTACTGGTTCTTCCACTCCTGCCTGAACGTGGTGGCCGAAGTGATGCAGTTCGGGGACCGGGAGTTCTACAGGGACTGGTG GAACTCGGAGTCGGTGACTTATTTCTGGCAGAACTGGAACATCCCCGTGCACAAGTGGTGCCTCAG GCACTTCTACAAGCCCATGCTGAGGTGGGGGGTCAGCAAGTGGACGGCCCAAGTAGCTGTTTTCCTGGTGTCTGCCTTCTTCCACGAG TACTTGGTGAGCGTCCCCCTGAAGATGTTCCGGCTCTGGGCGTTCATGGGGATGGCGGCTCAG ATCCCGCTGGCCTGGTTCGTCTCCAAGTTCCTCCGGGGTAACTACGGGAACGCGGCCGTCTGGATCTCGCTGATCATCGGGCAGCCCATCGCCGTCCTCATGTACGTCCACGACTACTACGTCCTCAACTACGAAGGCAACCagtga
- the LOC135311826 gene encoding TBC1 domain family member 20-like — translation MPHGPSPCRANHAVPRRAPPCPVGHRRAVPTTLCHAPPSLVRRRRAVLTVPCPAVPHGPSPCRANHAVPRRAPWAIAVPCPAVPRGPSPCRAPPCPAVPHGPSPCRAPPCPTVPHGPSPCRAPPCPAVPRGPSPCRAPPCPAVPHGPSPRRAPPCPAVPRGPSPRRADPAGRCRAVPRVPGAAAVPAGRCGRRAQQRVQVLRALRSDPVGLEGLRAAARGEGGLCPELRRHVWPRLLGIDPGHLPPRPAPPALQAHRDRGQVLLDVARLAPRFPPGMRAEQRRVLQEQLGGLILHVLRAHPQLHYYQGLHDVALTLLLVLGQRRAAPLLERLCTHHLRDFMDPTLDGTKHILNYLTPLLQRESPRLHDFMEKAEVGTVFALSWLITWYGHVLAEFRHVLRLYDFFLASHPLMPVYFAAAVVLHREEEVLGSPCDMPSLHQLLSRIPRDLPYERLVLRAQELFQRHPHARLARQHRGSLAIRSFGAFQRAASRQRPEAGPRRQPAGAGGDGPLPAAGRNPLVKAAVWGLSATLGAVALAVTHTALDWAPDFLLRLF, via the exons ATGCCCCATGGGCCATCGCCATGCCGCGCCAACCACGCCGTGCCCCGCCGTGCCCCACCGTGCCCCGTGGGCCATCGCCGTGCCGTGCCAACCACGCTGTGCCATGCCCCGCCGTCCCTCGTGCGCCGTCGCCGTGCCGTGCTGACCGTGCCGTGCCCCGCCGTGCCCCATGGGCCATCGCCATGCCGCGCCAACCACGCCGTGCCCCGCCGTGCCCCATGGGCCATCGCCGTGCCGTGCCCCGCCGTGCCCCGTGGGCCATCGCCGTGCCGtgccccgccgtgccccgccGTGCCCCATGGGCCATCGCCGTGCCGTGCCCCGCCGTGCCCCACCGTGCCCCATGGGCCATCGCCGTGCCGTGCCCCGCCATGCCCCGCCGTGCCCCGTGGGCCATCGCCGTGCCGtgccccgccgtgccccgccGTGCCCCACGGGCCATCGCCGCGCCGtgccccgccgtgccccgccGTGCCCCGTGGGCCATCGCCGCGCCGTGCCGACCCCGCAGGCCGGTGCCGCGCCGTGCCGCGGGTGCCCGGTGCCGCGGCGGTGCCGGCGGGGCGCTGCGGGCGGCGGGCGCAGCAGCGGGTGCAGGTGCTGCGGGCGCTGCGCAGTGACCcggtggggctggaggggctgcgggcggccgcCCGCGGCGAGGGGGGGCTCTGCCCCGAGCTGCGCCGCCATGTCTGGCCCCGGCTGCTCGGCATCGACCCCGGCCACCTGCCCCCCCGGCCAG ccccccccgccctccagGCCCACCGGGACCGGGGGCAGGTGCTGCTGGACGTGGCTCGCTTGGCCCCCCGCTTCCCCCCCG GCATGCGGGCGGAGCAGCGGcgggtgctgcaggagcagctggggggCCTCATCCTGCACGTGCTGCGCGCCCACCCCCAGCTCCACTACTACCAGGGTCTGCACGACGTGgccctcaccctgctgctggtgctgggccagcgccgcgccgcccccctgCTCGAGCggctctgcacccaccaccTCCG ggacTTCATGGACCCGACGCTGGACGGGACGAAGCACATCCTCAACTACCTCACGCCGCTGCTGCAGCGCGAGAGCCCGCGGCTCCACGACTTCATGGAGAA GGCCGAGGTGGGCACCGTCTTTGCCCTGAGCTGGCTCATCACCTGGTACGGGCACGTCCTCGCCGAGTTCCGCCACGTCCTTCGCCTCTACGACTTCTTCCTCGCCTCCCACCCCCTCATGCCCGTCTACTTCGCCGCCGCG GTGGTCCTGCAccgggaggaggaggtgctgggCTCCCCCTGCGACATGCCCAGCCTCCACCAGCTGCTCTCCCGCATCCCTCGGGACCTGCCCTACGAGCGCCTCGTGCTGCGGGCGCAGGAGCTCTTCCAGCGCCACCCGCACGCCCGCCTGGCCCGGCAGCACCGCGGGAG CCTCGCCATCCGCTCCTTCGGCGCCTTCCAACGCGCCGCGTCCCGCCAGCGCCCCGAGGCCGGCCCGCGCCGGCagcccgccggggcggggggcgacGGCCCCCTGCCCGCTGCCGGCCGCAACCCGCTGGTGAAAGCGGCGGTGTGGGGGCTGTCGGCCACGCTGGGGGCCGTGGCGCTGGCCGTCACCCACACCGCGCTCGACTGGGCGCCCGACTTCCTGCTACGGCTCTTCTAG